The Lolium rigidum isolate FL_2022 chromosome 1, APGP_CSIRO_Lrig_0.1, whole genome shotgun sequence region TGTAGAGAGCACACGCAGGAATTTTCTATAGTTCAGTGTGAAAACGAAAGATGCAATATGAGTTTTCTCATCTGCATGCTTCTTTTTGTTTTATAAAATATACTTCCATATTTGGCCAGAAATAAAGGTAACGTGCTATAGTATTTCTTTTTTGGGTGGGCTTTGCACTAACATCGTGTTCCACAAATGATTAAAGAAAGGGACGCAGACAGAAGACACCAAAATGGACAAGAGGCACCAGCGGCCAGTGTTCAACATTCATCGCTTCAGGTAAGGACTAACCCTTAGCAGATCTGTGAGCTGGAATGATAACCAATGTTTATGCAATGACTGAGCTTACCCATCAAACATAAGTGCTGAAAGCCTAAACTGACAAAAAGAAAAGCTCACAACAAGGACACATGAATTAACCCTGCATGTGATCAAATACATACATTCTTCTATTCCTAAACATTTTCCCATCTGAGGAATAATGATATGCTGTCACTAGGGCAGCAGCACTTGACACAAGGTCCTGGTCATACAGATCATGGTATCACAGCCTACAATAAGGATTGGAAGCCAAACTGACACCTTAAATCATCAACCAGGAAGTATTGATCCCTCACTTCTGTCCATACAATCTTTGAGCATCTCTCGAAAGCGGGAGGATCACAATGTAGGCAGTGACAATGtacaaaaaatgacaaaatctgtccAAAGCCAACTAGATTTACTGCTCCAAGGCAAGCTGTTTGTGCTTGTCCAGATCATTGAGGTAACTTGTGCGAGTGTAATCTTCTGAATCACAGGAGTCAAACATAGGGGGCTTCGTGGGTTTAGGCTTCCCCATCAGTTCAAGTGATTCTCTGTCTCCCTTCAAGAAACGGACCACCTGCAACCAACACATCACTTCATCAATTTGCAATGCCCATTTTGCACATGAAGCAATAGAGACGCCAAGTCACTCACCGATCTCATGCTAGGCCGCAAGTTTGAGCTGTGGTGAATGCACATCGATGCCACTGCTAGGGTGAGTGCCATCTCTTCTGGGTCATATCCAGCATCAAGAGAAGGATCCACTAGTCCCTTCATGTTGTTCGACTCGAGCAGCGGTTTTGCCTTTGAAATAATCAAGAACAGATTATGAGCTAAAAGGGTTCCAGAAGTACGTAACTGTCCTGCTTTATGCTTTCAATGCACATTCACTTAAAATTGAACTGTCGGTTTGCTATAACTATATGATCAAACAATAATATTCAGTGAGCTGATTGGAATCTACTTGACGTGAAGTATATCAAATCAATCTGCTATACTCACCCATATCACTAGGCTTTGTCTGGAAGAGTCCACCGCTTTCCGCCCTGTCACTAGTTCAAGAAGCAATACTCCATATGCAAATACGTCGGTCTTCTCATTTATGATCCCATGCATGAAGTACTCTGGAGCCATATACCTGTAAAATCAAAGTTGGAATAAAAATGAAACATTGTTTTGGTTTACTCGGAAGTATGATATCATTTTGAACATGAAGCAGTAGTCGGGACTCGGGAACATATCAAACTCACCCAAATGTGCCTTCAATGGGGAACACAACCTGATGGGTGCATTTATCAGGAAGCCATTTCGCAAGGCCAAAATCTGAAATCTGTGCAACAAGGGAGCATGAAATTTGTCAGTTTACATCGTCAGGACTCAGGAATAGTAGAATGGCGTGGGGCTAGTGTATAACAGACTAATAGTAGAATACGTACCTGAGGTTGATACTCTTCAGTTAAAAGAATATTTGAAGCCTTGATGTCTCTGTGAATGATGTGCCGATGACAACCTTCATGTAAATAAAATAGCCCTTCAGCGATTCCAAGTGCAATACTGAACCGGGCCTTCCACCTGAGGGCTCCCTTTGCACCTGATCAGCCAAGCAACATTATGTCACTAGATTGACGGCACCTTAAGTACAATTATTTACACCGTCCTTTACATTAGATAAGAGTGATTCTTCTgacatgcatatattttaaacTTTAGCATATGTGATCCAGAAgcaactcaaaaaaaaaacactacaCGAAGTGATGATGCGATATTTATAAATAGTATGCAGAAATGCAAATTACGACCTTATGTGGTCTTAAAATGCACTCAATAGGAAGCAGCATTTAAGATATTTTCTAGATGTTTATGCTGAATTGGCATACATGTCATGAGATTTCCCTCCCTCTTTTTTTGGAACTATGATGTAAACTATGCCACCAAGAAATCTCAACCATGACATTCATTGCCTAACAAATTGTTAGAGGGCTGTACCATGGAGAACAGAAGCCAAGCTTCCATGTGGTGAGAATTGAAGAACCAAGTGCAAGCCACCTTCCACACTGAACCCCAAGAGCTGTGCCGCATTTGGGTGGTTAACATGTGCTATAATTCCAAGCTCAGATAGGAAGTCGCTAATCCTGTCCTCTTTGTTACCACCTTTTGTTAGTCTCTTCACTGCCACAAACTGTCCATCAGCAAGCTGTCCTCTGTACACCTCAGCATGCCCTCCCTTTCCGATCAAATTATCTAGTAATATAATATCAGGTATTCAGGTGTCAAGCAAAAATGTTCAGATACAATGCAGATACAGAAAACTAATTCTGGCCAAGAACTGTACTTATCTTACAACATACAGGGACTATTAGATTTCCATATTATATTGTAAAAATATTAGAGGTACCACAATCCAGAAAAGTGGACACGTAAAGAAACTAGCATAGAGTAATAACAGCAGCCAGTAACAACCATGATTAACCTAAGGTACAGTTCATGATTAGGACCTCAAACCCTCTTTCCTGTTGAAAGCACATCACTCCAATTATGCATCCTTAGCTTTATGTTAAAGCTACATCCCACAAGTTTTGCAATGATAGTGACAGAGTCTAATAATTAAGTCACTGAATTACATCAACATAGAAGTTAGTGTGCATGTTACCTGAACTAAATCTGTCAGTTGCAGTACAGAGCTCATCGTAGTCAAAGCTTCTccatgatggcctccacttctcaATTTCAGGGAAGATCTCTGGGGCAATGGCACTGCAGTCTATCTGGTTCCTACCACTCCGGATCCTCCCCAGGTACCTTTTAAGCCCGGAGCTCTTGGATCTCTGAGGGAATGTCACTGCTCTAGCCAtcaacttcttcctcgacagTATTAGTCCACCGACCAGATTTCTCCAGTGCAAACTGCGGCTGGGCTCTGCTGTCTGCTCAGCAGAGGAGTTCTCGTCAGAGTCCACGCTACCCGATACCGATATGTCCAATACAGCACGTGGAGAGCTCTGGTCGATGCACTCAGAGTTGTCGTAGTTGCTTCCCTTGGAATCCATTTCAGGCACCTCTTTGACACCTCCGTCAGAACCAGCACATTGGTTGCTGCTGTCACTGCTGTGCCCCTCACTGGGATCTTCACTTGGCGCAGGGGCAGCGGTTACTGACCCACTGTTGTCGCAATCCTCGTCAGCCTGTTCGCTGGGGCTTCTCTTGCTCTCTTCTTGCTCCACTCCTTGCACTAAGCAGAGCAAATCAAGATTTACACAGTTAGGCAACAAAAGTGAAGCCCTTTGCATGAACAAATCAACTACCTA contains the following coding sequences:
- the LOC124699834 gene encoding receptor-like cytosolic serine/threonine-protein kinase RBK1 isoform X1, with the translated sequence MTKLKEYFLLESAEAGGGERAEDFRRPASDEEVQGVEQEESKRSPSEQADEDCDNSGSVTAAPAPSEDPSEGHSSDSSNQCAGSDGGVKEVPEMDSKGSNYDNSECIDQSSPRAVLDISVSGSVDSDENSSAEQTAEPSRSLHWRNLVGGLILSRKKLMARAVTFPQRSKSSGLKRYLGRIRSGRNQIDCSAIAPEIFPEIEKWRPSWRSFDYDELCTATDRFSSDNLIGKGGHAEVYRGQLADGQFVAVKRLTKGGNKEDRISDFLSELGIIAHVNHPNAAQLLGFSVEGGLHLVLQFSPHGSLASVLHGAKGALRWKARFSIALGIAEGLFYLHEGCHRHIIHRDIKASNILLTEEYQPQISDFGLAKWLPDKCTHQVVFPIEGTFGYMAPEYFMHGIINEKTDVFAYGVLLLELVTGRKAVDSSRQSLVIWAKPLLESNNMKGLVDPSLDAGYDPEEMALTLAVASMCIHHSSNLRPSMRSVVRFLKGDRESLELMGKPKPTKPPMFDSCDSEDYTRTSYLNDLDKHKQLALEQ
- the LOC124699834 gene encoding receptor-like cytosolic serine/threonine-protein kinase RBK1 isoform X2 gives rise to the protein MASKEEAGGGERAEDFRRPASDEEVQGVEQEESKRSPSEQADEDCDNSGSVTAAPAPSEDPSEGHSSDSSNQCAGSDGGVKEVPEMDSKGSNYDNSECIDQSSPRAVLDISVSGSVDSDENSSAEQTAEPSRSLHWRNLVGGLILSRKKLMARAVTFPQRSKSSGLKRYLGRIRSGRNQIDCSAIAPEIFPEIEKWRPSWRSFDYDELCTATDRFSSDNLIGKGGHAEVYRGQLADGQFVAVKRLTKGGNKEDRISDFLSELGIIAHVNHPNAAQLLGFSVEGGLHLVLQFSPHGSLASVLHGAKGALRWKARFSIALGIAEGLFYLHEGCHRHIIHRDIKASNILLTEEYQPQISDFGLAKWLPDKCTHQVVFPIEGTFGYMAPEYFMHGIINEKTDVFAYGVLLLELVTGRKAVDSSRQSLVIWAKPLLESNNMKGLVDPSLDAGYDPEEMALTLAVASMCIHHSSNLRPSMRSVVRFLKGDRESLELMGKPKPTKPPMFDSCDSEDYTRTSYLNDLDKHKQLALEQ